Proteins encoded by one window of Vampirovibrionales bacterium:
- a CDS encoding transposase family protein, translated as MVHLFRDYGRPLYLRSDNGSEFNAASLQDWLRGQGTLPLLIDPDNPCQNGKYESFNGRFGTNV; from the coding sequence GTGGTCCACCTGTTCAGGGATTACGGCAGGCCATTGTATCTGCGTAGTGACAATGGTTCCGAGTTCAATGCCGCCAGTCTACAGGATTGGCTGAGGGGACAGGGAACCCTGCCGTTGCTCATTGATCCGGACAATCCTTGTCAGAACGGGAAATATGAATCTTTCAACGGTCGATTTGGGACGAATGTTTGA
- the thrS gene encoding threonine--tRNA ligase produces MTVTLPNGASQSLTRGASALDLARAIGPGLAKAAVACEIVRDGGEPFLSDFHAPLQDGDRVRLLTSKDPESLWVLRHTAAHVMAQAVQRLFPSAKIAIGPAIETGFYYDFEIPDHTLTPDDFAAIEAEIARIVAQGQRLRRREVSPAEVDATLAQLRAQGEIYKAELLESHRDHGPTFYDCVSPEDGAAKWFDFCAGPHLQDTSGIKAVKLLSVAGAYWRGDEKNAQLQRIYATAFWSQADLDAFLQQREEAERRDHRKLARELDLFSIRDEIGPGLILWHPPLATVREELEAFLRQKLREYDYQTVYTPHLAKKDLWDISGHTSHYLENMFTLDIEGQPYILKPMNCPMHTMIFKSHLHSYRDLPIRIAEMGTVYRYEKSGVMHGLNRVRGFTQDDAHLFCRPDQIQSEILDLIAFINETFAAFGMAFSQVELSTRPEQYVGELADWNEAEAALKNALDASGSPFVVNEGDGAFYGPKIDFKIQDAIGRTWQCATIQLDFNLPARFELSYKDSDGAVKRPIMIHRAIFGSMERFVGILIEHYAGAFPLWLAPTQAMILPISDRHLEAARQTQKTLRAAGLRALVDESGETIGNKIRKAQLQKIPYMLVLGDKEIEQDAVAVRERRAGNLGAMPLARVCEVLRQEATSRAQATTF; encoded by the coding sequence ATGACGGTTACCCTGCCCAACGGCGCGTCGCAATCCCTGACGCGCGGCGCCTCGGCGCTGGATCTTGCCAGGGCCATCGGTCCCGGACTGGCCAAGGCCGCCGTGGCCTGTGAGATTGTTCGCGACGGCGGCGAGCCCTTCCTGTCGGACTTTCATGCCCCGCTGCAAGACGGCGACCGCGTGCGACTGCTCACCTCCAAAGACCCGGAATCCTTGTGGGTGCTGCGTCATACGGCGGCCCATGTGATGGCCCAGGCCGTGCAGAGGCTCTTTCCCAGCGCTAAGATCGCCATTGGCCCGGCCATCGAAACCGGCTTCTATTACGATTTTGAGATCCCGGACCATACGCTGACCCCTGACGATTTTGCCGCCATTGAGGCCGAAATCGCGCGGATTGTCGCGCAAGGCCAGCGCCTGCGCCGCCGCGAAGTGTCGCCTGCGGAAGTTGATGCGACGCTGGCGCAATTGCGCGCCCAAGGCGAAATCTACAAGGCTGAGCTGCTGGAGTCGCATCGGGATCACGGCCCGACATTCTACGACTGCGTGTCGCCTGAAGACGGCGCTGCGAAATGGTTTGACTTCTGTGCCGGGCCGCATTTGCAGGATACGAGCGGCATTAAGGCTGTGAAGTTGTTGAGCGTGGCGGGCGCCTACTGGCGCGGCGACGAGAAGAACGCCCAGTTGCAGCGGATTTACGCCACGGCCTTCTGGTCACAAGCCGATCTCGACGCGTTTCTACAGCAGCGCGAAGAGGCCGAGCGGCGCGATCACCGCAAACTGGCCCGCGAACTGGATCTGTTCAGCATTCGCGACGAAATCGGGCCGGGGCTGATCCTTTGGCATCCCCCTCTGGCCACGGTGCGCGAAGAACTGGAAGCCTTTCTGCGCCAGAAGCTGCGCGAGTATGACTATCAAACCGTCTACACCCCGCATCTGGCCAAAAAGGACCTCTGGGATATTTCCGGCCATACGAGCCATTACCTGGAGAATATGTTTACGCTGGACATCGAAGGCCAGCCGTATATTCTCAAGCCGATGAACTGCCCGATGCATACCATGATTTTCAAGTCGCATCTGCACAGTTATCGCGACCTGCCGATTCGTATCGCCGAGATGGGAACAGTTTACCGTTACGAGAAGTCCGGCGTCATGCACGGCCTGAACCGCGTGCGCGGCTTTACGCAAGATGACGCCCACCTGTTCTGCCGCCCGGACCAGATTCAGAGCGAGATTCTCGATCTGATTGCCTTTATTAATGAGACGTTTGCGGCGTTTGGCATGGCGTTTTCGCAGGTGGAGCTGTCGACGCGCCCCGAGCAGTACGTGGGCGAACTCGCCGACTGGAATGAAGCCGAAGCCGCGCTGAAAAACGCCCTGGACGCCTCGGGCTCGCCCTTTGTCGTCAACGAAGGCGATGGCGCGTTTTACGGGCCCAAGATCGATTTCAAGATTCAGGACGCCATTGGCCGTACGTGGCAATGCGCGACGATTCAACTGGATTTCAATCTGCCGGCGCGCTTTGAGTTGTCCTATAAAGACAGCGATGGCGCCGTCAAGCGCCCCATTATGATCCATCGCGCGATTTTTGGCAGCATGGAGCGCTTTGTGGGCATTCTGATCGAGCATTACGCGGGCGCTTTCCCGCTCTGGCTGGCGCCGACGCAGGCGATGATTCTGCCCATTTCGGACCGGCATCTGGAGGCGGCGCGTCAAACCCAGAAAACCCTGCGCGCGGCCGGTTTGCGCGCCCTGGTGGATGAAAGCGGCGAGACCATCGGCAATAAAATCCGCAAGGCCCAACTGCAAAAAATCCCCTATATGCTGGTGTTGGGCGATAAGGAAATCGAGCAGGACGCTGTGGCCGTACGCGAGCGCCGCGCGGGCAATCTGGGAGCGATGCCCCTTGCCCGGGTGTGCGAGGTCTTGCGACAGGAAGCTACGTCGCGAGCGCAAGCCACAACGTTTTAA
- a CDS encoding proline--tRNA ligase, with translation MDMSRLLATTLRETPADAEVVSHQLLARAGYIRRLAGGLYNLLPLMKRVVRKVETIVREEMDAAGAQELLMPILQPADLWKESGRWDVYGKELMRLQDRHGRDCVLAPTHEEVITAIARNEVKSYRNLPVNLYQIQNKYRDEVRPRFGLLRAREFVMKDAYSFHVSDADLDREYEVMAAAYTRIFERCGLETVMVRSDSGAIGGSVSHEFMVLTRIAPGEPESGENVVFYTDDYGYAANADRAESILPPALTDGSALFATEQEVETPNCDTIEALCRFLNCPPSLICKAMLYIRNEREPFLALIRGDLEVEETRLKNAVLAQEIRLATAEEIQQYTGAVKGYVGGVTRCVISGGPLNESLSPIANNPDVAPTHLLLNNRPMPVIFDASVLPLRRFVMADNRAGFHTVGAEWPWTANAGASAPPPFCVRDIKLAREGDLSPDGSAQPLRQTRGIEVGNIFKLGVKYSERMDARYMAEDGTEQPFIMGCYGIGVTRTAAAAVERFHDVNGIVWPMAIAPYHAIVIPVNTFDETQITLARRVYAALQAAGVETVFDDRDERAGVKFKDADLIGFPIRITAGKKAAEGLLEVRMRDGAAAADIPEAQVVEWARAQMASWRPFADCASRQAGA, from the coding sequence ATGGATATGAGCCGCCTGCTGGCGACCACGCTGCGCGAAACGCCCGCCGACGCCGAGGTGGTCAGCCACCAGTTGCTGGCCCGCGCCGGTTACATCCGCCGTCTGGCGGGAGGGCTGTATAACCTTCTCCCGCTGATGAAGCGCGTCGTGCGCAAGGTCGAAACCATCGTCCGCGAGGAGATGGACGCCGCTGGCGCGCAGGAACTGCTGATGCCCATTCTGCAACCCGCCGACCTGTGGAAGGAATCGGGTCGCTGGGACGTCTACGGCAAGGAGCTGATGCGTCTGCAAGACCGCCACGGGCGCGATTGCGTGCTGGCCCCTACTCATGAAGAAGTCATCACAGCGATCGCCCGCAACGAGGTGAAGTCGTATCGTAATCTGCCGGTGAATCTCTACCAGATTCAAAACAAATACCGCGACGAGGTGCGCCCGCGCTTTGGCCTGCTGCGCGCGCGGGAATTCGTGATGAAGGACGCCTATAGCTTCCACGTCAGCGACGCCGATCTCGACCGTGAGTACGAGGTGATGGCGGCGGCCTATACGAGGATTTTCGAGCGCTGCGGCCTCGAAACGGTGATGGTGCGCAGCGACAGCGGCGCCATTGGCGGCAGCGTCAGCCACGAGTTTATGGTATTGACCCGTATCGCCCCCGGCGAGCCGGAAAGCGGCGAGAACGTCGTCTTCTACACCGACGACTACGGCTACGCCGCCAACGCCGATCGCGCAGAATCCATCCTCCCGCCGGCGCTCACCGACGGCTCGGCTTTATTTGCCACGGAGCAAGAAGTCGAAACCCCCAATTGCGATACGATTGAAGCGCTGTGCCGCTTTCTGAACTGCCCGCCTTCGCTCATCTGCAAGGCGATGCTGTATATTCGCAACGAAAGAGAACCCTTTCTGGCGCTGATTCGCGGCGATCTCGAAGTCGAAGAAACCCGGCTGAAGAACGCCGTTCTGGCGCAAGAAATCCGTCTGGCCACGGCGGAAGAGATTCAGCAATATACGGGCGCCGTCAAAGGCTATGTCGGCGGCGTCACGCGATGCGTTATTTCTGGCGGCCCGCTGAACGAGTCGCTCTCGCCGATTGCCAATAATCCTGACGTTGCGCCCACGCATCTGCTGCTCAACAATCGCCCGATGCCGGTGATCTTTGACGCGAGCGTCCTGCCGCTTCGACGCTTTGTGATGGCCGATAACCGCGCGGGATTTCACACCGTCGGCGCTGAGTGGCCCTGGACCGCAAACGCAGGCGCCAGCGCGCCGCCGCCTTTTTGCGTGCGCGATATCAAACTGGCCCGCGAAGGCGATCTGTCGCCCGATGGCAGCGCCCAGCCCCTGCGGCAGACGCGCGGCATTGAAGTCGGCAATATCTTCAAGCTGGGAGTCAAATACTCGGAGCGCATGGACGCGCGCTATATGGCTGAAGACGGGACGGAACAGCCCTTTATCATGGGATGCTACGGCATCGGCGTGACGCGAACGGCGGCGGCGGCAGTCGAGCGCTTCCACGACGTAAACGGCATCGTCTGGCCGATGGCGATTGCGCCGTATCACGCGATTGTGATCCCCGTCAATACGTTTGATGAGACGCAAATAACCCTCGCCCGACGCGTCTATGCAGCGTTACAGGCCGCCGGCGTTGAAACCGTCTTCGATGATCGCGACGAACGCGCGGGCGTCAAGTTCAAGGACGCCGACCTGATTGGCTTCCCCATCCGCATCACCGCCGGAAAAAAGGCAGCCGAAGGCTTACTGGAAGTCCGCATGCGCGACGGCGCGGCGGCCGCTGATATTCCAGAGGCGCAGGTCGTCGAGTGGGCGCGTGCGCAGATGGCCAGCTGGCGGCCGTTCGCAGATTGCGCTTCGCGGCAGGCAGGCGCTTGA
- the xseB gene encoding exodeoxyribonuclease VII small subunit → MASSSPSQPLPDFTQEARALDEILDAFRSGNLTLESSLTLFEQGVGHLRACQQVLSQSRGRIETLTSALRQEGEALSDLADSLAGDDDDDADESSSDEAQ, encoded by the coding sequence ATGGCTAGTTCTTCGCCATCTCAACCCCTGCCCGATTTTACTCAAGAAGCGCGCGCGCTGGACGAGATTCTCGACGCCTTTCGCAGCGGCAATCTCACGCTGGAATCGTCGCTGACGCTGTTTGAACAAGGCGTCGGCCACCTGCGCGCCTGTCAACAGGTCCTAAGCCAGTCGCGCGGCCGGATTGAGACCCTCACCAGCGCCCTGCGCCAAGAGGGCGAAGCGCTCAGCGATCTGGCCGATTCGCTCGCCGGTGACGACGACGACGACGCTGACGAATCGAGTTCCGACGAGGCGCAATGA
- a CDS encoding GAF domain-containing protein, with protein sequence MALATETSVPAPSQASTLGYQLDEARQNTRAVLNLIQKLSAANTFEKAVVTALDEVKNQFGWAYGSYWALDANDNVLRFSLESGSVTPEFQQVTQTATFRRGEGLSGKTWARMDLMFVQDLGEMTDCCRREPAQRAGVKSGVCFPIVLNGQFIGTMDFFTMEALTLSDERMALLKNVAQLVSATLERLAEAQHAQEAAENAQAMNEVLSAISVQNDVNSALRVALEKVKSAFSWNYGSFWILDKQENALRFSVDSGTVTPEFQRITQTARFRRGEGFSGKTWSKMDLLFVKDLGEMTDCVRRESAQRAGVKSGVCFPVVVNGDLYGTMDFFVTKTITPTEERLNVLRNISQLISQKIQQQLGIEEKLGAEQRLKEQARQVAGDSSAVNASMQSIASATEEMSASISEIAKNAGTAAQISGKAVTVIEQSKGTIETLQRSVTEITKVLDLIQDIASQTNLLALNASIEAANAGDAGRGFTVVANEVKVLANQSAESVGAIRRQILEIQNNTTQTVSLNAQVCQIIDQINMTNSTIASAVEEQSSVTNDISRSVSEAVATSVAITENVARMAGMSL encoded by the coding sequence ATGGCCTTGGCGACCGAAACGTCTGTTCCCGCTCCATCGCAAGCCAGTACGCTTGGCTATCAGCTCGATGAGGCGCGCCAAAACACGCGCGCGGTGTTGAATCTCATTCAGAAATTGTCCGCTGCCAATACGTTTGAGAAAGCGGTCGTGACCGCCCTCGATGAGGTCAAAAACCAGTTTGGCTGGGCGTATGGCTCTTATTGGGCGCTGGATGCCAACGATAATGTTCTGAGATTCTCGCTGGAATCCGGCTCGGTGACGCCGGAGTTTCAGCAGGTGACGCAGACGGCGACGTTTCGCAGGGGCGAAGGCCTCAGCGGCAAGACCTGGGCCCGGATGGACCTGATGTTCGTGCAGGATTTGGGCGAGATGACCGACTGCTGCCGCCGCGAACCCGCCCAACGCGCAGGCGTCAAGTCAGGCGTGTGTTTTCCTATTGTCTTGAATGGCCAGTTTATCGGCACGATGGATTTCTTCACGATGGAAGCGCTGACGTTGTCTGATGAGCGCATGGCCCTGCTCAAAAACGTCGCTCAATTGGTGTCCGCGACTCTGGAGCGCCTGGCCGAGGCCCAGCATGCGCAAGAAGCCGCCGAGAATGCGCAGGCGATGAATGAAGTGTTGAGCGCCATTTCTGTTCAAAACGATGTGAATTCCGCCTTGCGCGTGGCGCTTGAGAAAGTCAAAAGCGCCTTTTCCTGGAATTACGGCTCTTTCTGGATACTCGACAAGCAGGAAAACGCCCTGCGCTTTTCGGTCGATTCGGGAACCGTGACGCCGGAGTTTCAGCGCATTACGCAGACGGCCCGCTTCCGGCGCGGCGAAGGGTTTAGCGGTAAAACCTGGAGCAAAATGGATCTCCTCTTTGTGAAAGATTTGGGCGAAATGACCGACTGCGTGCGCCGCGAATCTGCCCAGCGCGCAGGCGTGAAGTCGGGCGTATGCTTCCCGGTGGTCGTCAATGGCGACCTTTACGGGACGATGGATTTCTTTGTGACGAAGACCATTACGCCGACAGAAGAACGATTAAATGTGCTGCGCAATATTAGTCAATTAATTTCGCAAAAAATTCAGCAGCAATTGGGCATCGAAGAAAAACTCGGGGCTGAGCAGCGCCTGAAAGAGCAGGCCCGGCAAGTCGCGGGCGACTCCAGCGCCGTCAATGCCAGTATGCAATCGATTGCAAGCGCGACTGAAGAAATGTCGGCCAGCATTTCTGAGATCGCCAAGAACGCCGGAACCGCCGCGCAGATTTCAGGCAAAGCCGTGACGGTGATCGAACAATCCAAGGGCACGATTGAGACGCTTCAGCGCTCGGTGACGGAAATTACCAAGGTGCTGGATCTTATTCAGGATATTGCGTCGCAAACCAACCTGTTGGCGCTGAACGCCTCCATTGAAGCCGCCAACGCGGGTGACGCCGGTCGCGGCTTTACGGTCGTCGCCAACGAGGTAAAAGTGCTGGCCAACCAGTCGGCGGAATCGGTCGGCGCAATTCGTCGGCAGATTCTGGAAATTCAGAACAACACGACGCAAACCGTCTCGCTCAATGCGCAAGTGTGCCAGATCATCGATCAGATTAATATGACCAATTCGACGATCGCCAGCGCCGTGGAAGAACAAAGTTCGGTGACCAACGATATTAGTCGCTCTGTCTCTGAAGCCGTCGCCACCAGCGTCGCCATTACCGAAAATGTTGCCCGAATGGCGGGCATGAGCCTGTAA
- the xseA gene encoding exodeoxyribonuclease VII large subunit: protein MSEQQRLFETSLPSPAARDQAAQNPDGTKPPAPKRKRAPRADAAISNANSSSLAPSSPSPLTVSELTALIKGALARDPALGQTILVEGELSNVSVSSRGHAYFMLKDDGAAIKGVIWASVLRAMPFELKDGLAVTVSGALDVYAPNGTYSLVARRVEPIGVGALQLAFLQIKERLEREGLFLPDRKRDLPAFPLRAGVITSPTGAVWHDMMRVIRRKNPVVSVLLAPVPVQGAGASQAIADALDALNALRGPQALDVILLARGGGSYEDLFCFSEEPAVRAVNRSRIPVVCGIGHEPDFSLCDAAADYSASTPTAAAEWAIPDYYAMTDALASRRDALLRALGSQLMFFEQSLDQRATRLLSVFEGVCVRADNRLRDQREALIAAMEAVYANSERKLSAAAAALEALSPLRTLSRGYAMIARPDGSLIRSVAEVTPEDALTLRLSDGEILAHARAISPMSPHTP from the coding sequence TTGAGCGAGCAGCAACGCCTGTTCGAGACGAGCCTCCCGTCCCCGGCGGCTCGCGATCAGGCAGCGCAGAATCCCGACGGGACAAAGCCGCCTGCGCCCAAACGTAAACGCGCCCCACGCGCCGACGCCGCCATTTCGAACGCAAATTCATCTTCGCTGGCGCCCTCGTCTCCCTCCCCGCTCACGGTCAGCGAGCTTACCGCACTGATTAAAGGCGCGCTGGCCCGCGATCCGGCTCTCGGGCAAACGATTCTGGTGGAAGGCGAACTCTCAAACGTCAGCGTCTCCTCGCGCGGGCACGCGTATTTTATGCTGAAAGACGACGGCGCGGCGATTAAGGGCGTTATTTGGGCCAGCGTGCTGCGCGCCATGCCCTTTGAGTTGAAAGACGGCCTTGCTGTTACCGTCAGCGGGGCGTTAGACGTCTATGCGCCCAACGGAACCTACTCGCTGGTCGCCCGACGCGTGGAACCTATCGGCGTGGGCGCGCTGCAACTGGCATTTTTACAGATCAAGGAGCGTCTGGAGCGAGAAGGCCTGTTTCTGCCTGATCGAAAGCGCGACCTGCCCGCCTTTCCGCTGCGCGCGGGCGTGATAACCTCTCCCACCGGCGCGGTCTGGCACGACATGATGCGCGTCATCCGCCGCAAGAATCCTGTGGTGAGTGTGCTGCTGGCGCCGGTCCCGGTGCAGGGCGCAGGCGCGTCGCAGGCTATCGCCGACGCGCTGGACGCCCTCAACGCGTTGCGCGGCCCGCAGGCGCTGGACGTCATCTTGCTGGCGCGAGGCGGCGGCTCGTATGAAGACCTCTTCTGCTTCAGCGAAGAGCCCGCCGTGCGCGCCGTCAACCGCTCGCGGATTCCCGTCGTGTGCGGCATCGGCCACGAGCCGGACTTCTCGCTTTGCGACGCCGCCGCCGATTACAGCGCCTCCACGCCTACCGCCGCCGCCGAGTGGGCCATCCCCGACTACTATGCGATGACCGACGCGCTGGCGTCCCGTCGCGACGCCTTGCTGCGCGCACTCGGCAGCCAGTTGATGTTTTTTGAACAATCGCTGGATCAGCGCGCCACACGCCTGCTCAGCGTATTCGAGGGCGTCTGCGTCCGCGCGGACAATCGCCTGCGCGACCAGCGCGAAGCCTTAATCGCTGCGATGGAAGCTGTTTACGCCAACAGCGAGCGAAAATTGAGCGCCGCCGCCGCCGCGCTGGAGGCATTGAGCCCGCTGCGCACGCTGTCGAGAGGGTATGCGATGATCGCCCGCCCAGACGGCTCGCTGATTCGTTCAGTCGCTGAAGTCACGCCAGAGGACGCGCTGACGCTGCGCTTGAGCGACGGCGAGATTCTGGCTCACGCGCGCGCCATCAGCCCGATGTCCCCCCATACCCCATAG
- the glpK gene encoding glycerol kinase GlpK codes for MTARPLIIAIDHGTTGLKILALDRAGVLRGRAVTPVTLSHPAPGWVEADAWTLWALTLPAIETALAQARAGWEDVHAIAITNQRESVVAWDDDTGEPLAPAIIWQCRRTAAQCETLRKAGVEPLIRARTGLLLDPYFSATKYQWLLENVTAVSDRAKAGKLRFGTIDSWILWRLSGKRLHISDLTNASRTLLFDIHRRQWDEELLALFNVPASALAQVTSSCAVYGATDPALTGGRAIPLAGNAGDQQAGLYGQRAWTRGATKLTIGTGAFLLANLGSDAQAEATSAPGLLTTLACNAAGEAAYALEGGVFCAGAALNWLGDALGLFADATQADRLAASVPDSGGVTMIPAFTGLGAPHWRPEARGQLLGLSLRTTPAHLARAAFDAIALRAHDNLRALTPTVGPVAEIHLDGGVSQSPVLRQTLADILGVRLLCSDDPDVTARGAAYLGGLASGFWSSSAAIADLPHPAHEALPQRDAAWRAERLAHWDAAQGALLESS; via the coding sequence ATGACCGCCCGCCCGCTGATTATCGCCATCGACCACGGCACCACCGGCCTGAAAATTCTGGCGCTCGATCGCGCGGGCGTCCTCCGTGGGCGCGCAGTTACGCCCGTGACGCTCTCGCATCCCGCTCCCGGCTGGGTGGAAGCAGACGCCTGGACGCTCTGGGCCCTGACCCTGCCTGCCATTGAAACCGCTCTGGCGCAGGCGCGCGCCGGTTGGGAGGACGTCCACGCCATCGCCATCACCAATCAGCGCGAAAGCGTTGTGGCGTGGGACGATGACACCGGCGAACCGCTGGCCCCGGCCATCATCTGGCAGTGTCGGCGAACCGCCGCCCAATGCGAGACCTTGCGCAAAGCGGGCGTCGAACCCCTGATTCGCGCCAGAACCGGCCTGCTGCTCGACCCGTATTTTTCGGCGACCAAGTATCAATGGCTGCTGGAGAACGTTACAGCGGTTTCTGATCGCGCAAAAGCAGGCAAACTCAGATTCGGAACAATTGACAGCTGGATTCTCTGGCGATTATCCGGCAAGCGCCTGCACATCAGCGATCTGACCAACGCCTCGCGCACGCTGCTATTCGATATTCACCGCCGACAGTGGGACGAGGAGCTGTTGGCCTTATTTAACGTCCCCGCCTCAGCGCTGGCGCAGGTGACATCCTCCTGCGCCGTCTATGGCGCCACGGATCCCGCGCTGACCGGCGGTCGCGCCATTCCCCTGGCCGGAAACGCCGGCGATCAGCAGGCCGGTCTGTACGGTCAACGCGCCTGGACGCGCGGCGCGACCAAGCTGACTATCGGCACGGGAGCCTTTCTGCTCGCCAATCTTGGCTCAGATGCTCAGGCGGAAGCGACCAGCGCGCCGGGTCTTTTAACCACGCTCGCGTGTAATGCCGCAGGAGAAGCCGCCTATGCACTGGAAGGCGGCGTTTTCTGCGCCGGGGCGGCGCTGAACTGGCTAGGCGACGCTCTGGGGCTTTTCGCCGACGCCACGCAGGCCGATCGTCTTGCCGCCAGCGTTCCCGACAGCGGCGGCGTGACGATGATTCCCGCTTTCACGGGTCTGGGAGCGCCTCATTGGCGGCCTGAAGCGCGGGGGCAACTGCTCGGGCTCAGTCTGCGGACGACGCCTGCGCATCTGGCGCGCGCGGCGTTTGACGCCATCGCTTTGCGGGCGCACGACAATTTGCGCGCCCTGACGCCGACGGTCGGCCCCGTCGCAGAAATCCATCTGGACGGCGGCGTCAGTCAGTCGCCGGTGTTACGTCAAACGCTGGCCGATATTTTAGGCGTGCGTCTGTTGTGCAGCGACGACCCGGACGTAACCGCGCGCGGAGCGGCTTATCTAGGCGGCCTTGCAAGCGGATTCTGGTCGTCAAGCGCGGCGATCGCCGATCTGCCGCATCCGGCGCATGAGGCGCTTCCTCAACGCGACGCCGCCTGGCGCGCCGAGCGCCTCGCCCACTGGGACGCCGCTCAAGGAGCGCTGTTAGAGAGTTCGTGA